CCCGGCTCGGGCGCCGCGGGGTCGACGTGAGGGTCCGTCGAGAGCCGGCGCGAACGGCTAGCTGGATCTGAGGAGTGGCTGGCGCCGCGCAGAAGCCGGCACTGCTACTCCCGGTTTGAACCCGGGGTTCTCCGGAACTGTTTCGAGTCCGACCGTCACGGCCGCAGCGCGAACAGCAGGTCCAGCCCCACGAAGCTCAAGGCAACGAGACCCACGACGATCCAGAGGATCGTTCGTCTCGCGCTTTCCCCCATTAACGGCATGTCCCGACTCCGCGCACCGCGGGCTCAGCAGGTCGCCCAACAGTGTCTGCACTGTACACCCTCATGAGCGGTTCACGCACCCTGGCGGAGCGCATTCAACCCGCCTAATCCCCCACCTTCGTACCCCTGAGGGGCACCGCGGATCAAATAGAAAATTCGAGACGCGACTCCTCGAGAAAGCCGAAGTATCAAGTCGCCCGGCGCCACGAGAGCGTGATCCCGGCACTTCCGAGCGCGGTGCCAAGCGCCACACCGAAGCACGCACCGCCCACCGAGAGGTCGAGCGGCCAATCATCACTCTTCGAGCGTCGAGTTTCGCGAAGACGTGCTCGCAGTCGAGTACCGGACGCATCCACGACTCAGATCAGCCATCGGATTTTTCGACCAGTAGCAGCTGAATTATGCATTTGTCAGGCAGCGCCACGGGCCCGTACAGAGACTCCCAAGACCCAGGTCGCGAATGCTTCACGAGGTCAGGGGAAGCCTGATGGCACGGATTCCCGAAGGAACCGACAACACGGCGGCTGATGTCGCCTTCGAGGCGCGACTCGACGAAGAGCTGTGGGTCGTGTGGCTCGACGCCGACCGCGAACCCGCGTGGACCGACGCGCTCCTAGCGGTCTTCGCCGTATATCACGGCCACGGCAAGGAAGAAGACCCCTGAAAGCAACCCTCGTCATCGGGCTGCTCGCCTTGGCCGGGACCGTCGTGACGCTCGGGTCGAAGGCATGACAATGGCGCGCCAACCCCGCGGCGGCGAGTCGTTCCCGGTGCCCGACTTCAGGGAAGGCGTCGATGAGCTGCACAACATCCTGCGGCGGCTCGGGCGCGGACGCGCGGGCGCAATCGTCCTGGCGGTCGTGCTGCTGCTCTGGCTCGCCTCGGGACTCTACATCGTGGGTCCTGGCGAGCGGGGAGTAGTTCTCCACTTCGGGATGCTTTGGTCCCAGACCGAGCCGGGGCTGCGCTACCGCCTGCCCTCGCCAATCCAGACCCGCCACGTCGTGGACGTAGCGCGCGTCCGCCGGGCCGAGATCGGCTTCCGTGCCTCCGAGGGACGGACCCTGCCAGTCCCGGAGGAGGCCCTGATGCTGACGGGCGACGAGAACATCGTGGATGTCCAGCTCTTCGTCCAGTACCTGGTGCAAGATCCCGTGAAGTTTCTCTTTCGCGCCAACGATCCGGAGGGCGCGCTGCGCGTTTCGGCCGAGGTCGCGCTGAGGAGCGTGGTCGGCCAGAACACCATCGACTACACCATGACCGACGGCCGCGTGGAGGTGCAAGGGAGGGTGAAGACGCAGCTCCAAGGGCTCCTCGACACCTATGAGACCGGCTTGCTGGTCACCGAGGCGCGGCTCTTGGTGGTCGACCCCCCGAAGGACGTGCGCGAGGCCTTCCACGACGTGGTGCGAGCATGGGAGGATCGGGAGCGACTCATCAAGGAGGCCGAGGGCTACGGCGAGGACGTCGTTCCCAAGGCGCGGGGCGAGGCCGCACAGATGCTCCAGCAGGCCGAGGCCTACAAGGCGCAACGTGCGATCCGAGCGCAGGGAGACGCCGCGCGGTTCTTGAAGGTGCTCGAGGAGTATCAGAAGGCCAAGGGCGTGACCCGCCACCGCCTGTACCTGGAGAGCGTCGAGAAGATCCTGCCCGGGACGCAGAAGTTCCTCCTGGACACCAACGGAAACCAGGGCCGCGTTCTCCCCTTCCTCCCCCTGAAGGACCTGGTCGCCGCGCCTGCCGCCGCACCGGAGCCGAAGAGCCCGCCTGCGGCGAGCGCCAGCAGGTGAGCACATGGCACGGCTCGTGATCGGCGCCATCGTCGTCGCGCTCCTGGTTCTCTCCCAGACCGTCTTCGTCGTGGGCGAGTGGCAGCAGGCCCTCATCACCCAGTTCGGCAAGCCAGTGCGGACGATCCGGGAGCCGGGCCTCTACGTGAAGCTTCCCGTCGTCCAGACCCTCAGCCGCTTCGAGCGGCGTATCCTGGCGACCGACGTCCAAGCGGCCGAGTACTTGACGCTCGACAAGAAGCGGCTGGCCGTCGACCACGTCTCGCGCTGGCGCATCAGCGACCCCCTGGAGTTCTACCGCACCGTGCGCGACACCCGGGGCGCCATGGCGCGCCTCGACGACATCATCTTCGCGCGGCTGCGCCAGGAGATCGCCAAGCACAACTTCGCGGACTTCATCCGCGAGAAGCGTGAGGGGATCATGCAGGTGGTCACCGCCGGCAC
The Deltaproteobacteria bacterium DNA segment above includes these coding regions:
- the hflK gene encoding FtsH protease activity modulator HflK, which produces MTMARQPRGGESFPVPDFREGVDELHNILRRLGRGRAGAIVLAVVLLLWLASGLYIVGPGERGVVLHFGMLWSQTEPGLRYRLPSPIQTRHVVDVARVRRAEIGFRASEGRTLPVPEEALMLTGDENIVDVQLFVQYLVQDPVKFLFRANDPEGALRVSAEVALRSVVGQNTIDYTMTDGRVEVQGRVKTQLQGLLDTYETGLLVTEARLLVVDPPKDVREAFHDVVRAWEDRERLIKEAEGYGEDVVPKARGEAAQMLQQAEAYKAQRAIRAQGDAARFLKVLEEYQKAKGVTRHRLYLESVEKILPGTQKFLLDTNGNQGRVLPFLPLKDLVAAPAAAPEPKSPPAASASR
- the hflC gene encoding protease modulator HflC produces the protein MARLVIGAIVVALLVLSQTVFVVGEWQQALITQFGKPVRTIREPGLYVKLPVVQTLSRFERRILATDVQAAEYLTLDKKRLAVDHVSRWRISDPLEFYRTVRDTRGAMARLDDIIFARLRQEIAKHNFADFIREKREGIMQVVTAGTREMAASFGIEVVDVRIKRADLPTEVQASVYARMRAERERIAKRYRAEGEERARKIRASADKEREILVAKAYEESQRMIGEGDAQAIATYARAFGQDPEFYGFLRRLESYEKIFAGGTTVVLSPDSDLLRYLQGPGPR